In one Nicotiana tomentosiformis chromosome 6, ASM39032v3, whole genome shotgun sequence genomic region, the following are encoded:
- the LOC138894215 gene encoding uncharacterized protein yields MTWGQFTRLFLDRYIPPSQREELRFQFEQLQQGQMFMTDYEARLSELSRHALMILPSEAERVQRFVAGLPSGIQDSVDRELEMGTSYQLVVEIARRIEGYLQRGREQMQQDKSVRYSGEFRGAPAGGRGQFRRVQPSRSPYPAPPPPRGAPA; encoded by the coding sequence atgacttggggccAGTTCACGCGCctattcttggacaggtatattccaccctctcagagggaagagttgcgattccagtttgagcagctccagcagggtcagatgttcatgaccgattatgaggcgagattatctgagttgtctcgccatgcactcatGATACTCCCTAGTGAGGCGGAGCgggtgcagaggtttgttgcggggctGCCTTCAGGTATTCAGGATAGTGTGGACCGAGAGTTAGAGATGGGGACTTCCTAccagctagtagtggagattgctcggaggatcgagggctATCTCCAGAGGGGTAGGGAGCagatgcagcaggacaagagTGTCCGTTACTCCGgggagttcagaggtgccccagctgggggcagaggtcagttcaggAGGGTTCAGCCCAGTAGAtccccatatccagcaccgccaccTCCACGGGGTGCTCCAGCGTGA